The Mycolicibacterium monacense genome contains the following window.
GATCTTGAAGACGAAAGCCGCTGTCCTGTGGGGGCTGCACCAGAAATGGGAGGTTACCGAACTCGACCTCGACGCGCCCAAGGCGCAGGAGGTCCTGGTCAAGCTGACCGCGAGCGGGCTCTGCCACTCCGATGACCACCTGGTCACCGGGGACATGCCGATGAACCTGCCGGTGGTGGGCGGACACGAGGGCGCCGGAGTGGTCGCCGAGGTCGGCCCCGGCGTGACCGAGGTCGAGGTCGGCGACCACGTGGTGCTGAGCTTCATCCCGGCCTGCGGCCGCTGCACCGAATGTGCGCGGGGGCGCAGCAACCTGTGCGTGTACGGCGCCGCGATCGTCGCCGGGCCGCAACTCGACGGCACCTACAGGTTTCACAGCGGCGGGCAGGACGTCGGCCAGATGTGTGTGCTGGGCACCTTCTCGGAGTACACCGTGGTGCCGATCGCCTCGGTGGTCAAGGTGGACAAGGACATTCCGCTGGACAAGGCAGCACTGGTCGGGTGTGGGGTCACCACCGGCTACGGTGCCGCCGTGCGCACCGGTGAGGCCCGCGACGGCGACACCGTCGTGGTCATGGGTGTCGGCGGGCTCGGTATCAACGCGGTGCAGGGCGCCAGGCTCGCCGGCGCGCGCTACGTCATCGCCCTCGATCCCGTCGCCTACAAGCGGGAGCGGTCGTTCGAGTTCGGCGCCACCCACGCCGCGGCCACCGTCGAGGAGGCGCAGGCACTGATCACCGACCTGACCCGCGGCACCATGGCCGACGTCTGCGTCGTCACCACCGACAGTGCCGAAGGCGCCTACGTGGCGCAGGGCCTGAGCCTGGTCGGCAAGCGGGGCCGAGTGGTGATGACGGCGATCCCGCACCCGACCGACACCACCGTCGACATGTCGCTGTTCGACCTGACCCTGTACGAAAAGCAGGTCAGGGGATGCCTTTTCGGGTCGTCCAACCCGCGCCTGGACATCCCGCGCATGCTCGAACTCTACGGGTCCGGCCGTCTCATGCTCGACGAGCTGATCACCCGCGAGTACACCCTCGACGAGATCAACCAGGGGTACGAGGACATGCACGACGGGCGCAATCTGCGCGGGCTGATCAGGTTCTGATGATGACCGGACTTCCGCATTACCGGATGTACGTCGACGGCGAGTGGCGCGACGCCGCGGAGTCGATCGAGGTGCGCAGCCCGGCAACCGGCGCCCCGGTCGCGACGGTGGCCTACGGTGACCTGACCGCCGTCGACGACGCCGTGGCGGCGGCCAGGGCCGCGCACGAGGCTGGGGTGTGGCGATCGATGCCGCCGCAGCAGCGGGCCGATCTGCTCGACGCCATCGCCGACAAGCTCGCCGCCCGGTCCGACGAGCTGACCGCGCTGCAGGTCAGGGAGAACGGTGCGACCGTGCGCGGTGCCGGCGCGTTCCTGATCGGCTACGCCATCGCGAACCTGAGGTATTTCGCCTCGCTTGCGCGCAGCTACGCGTTCCAGACCAGCGGACCGCTGATCGAGGCGCCGACGCTGGCCTCCGGCCTGATCCTGCGGGAGCCGGTCGGGGTGTGCGCGGGCATCATCCCGTGGAACTTCCCACTGCTGCTGGCGGTCTGGAAGCTGGGACCGGCGCTGGCGGCGGGCAACACCGTCGTGCTCAAACCCGACGACCAGACCCCGCTGACGCTGCTCGAACTCGCCCGCGCCGCAGACGAAGTCGGGCTGCCCGCCGGGGTGCTCAACGTGGTGACCGGGCCGGGTCCGGTGGCCGGCGCCCGGCTGGCCGAACACCCCGACGTCCGCAAGATCGCGTTCACCGGGTCCACCGAGGTGGGCAAGGGTGTCATGCGGGCCGCGGCCGACAACGTCAAGAAGGTCACCCTCGAACTGGGCGGCAAGGGCGCCAACATCGTGCTCGAGGACGCCGATCTCGACCTTGCCGTGGACGGTTCGCTGTTCGCCTTCCTGATGATGAGCGGGCAGGCCTGTGAATCCGGGACGCGACTGCTGGTGCACGAATCCGTTCACGACGAGTTCGTGCGGCGGTTGGTGGCCCGGGCCGAGACGCTGGTGATGGGCGATCCGATGAGCCCGGCGACCGATCTGGGACCGCTGGTGTCGGCCAAGCAGAAGGCCCGTGTCGAGAAGTACATCGCGCTCGGTCAGGAGGAGGGCTGCCGGATGGCCTTCCAGGGCACCGTCCCGTCGGATCCCGCGCTGGCCGAGGGGCATTGGGTGCCGCCGGTCATCCTGACCGGGGCCACCAACCAGATGCGGATCGCTCGCGAGGAGATCTTCGGCCCGGTGCTGGTGGTCATCCCGTTCCGCGACGACGACGATGCGGTCGCGATCGCCAACGACAGCGAGTACGGGCTGTCGGCGGGGGTGTGGAGCGCCGACAACGGACGCGCCCTGGGGATCGCCCGCCGGTTGGAATCGGGAACGGTGTGGGTCAACGACTGGCACATGGTCAACGCGATGTACCCGTTCGGCGGGGTCAAACAGAGCGGCCTGGGTCGTGAACTCGGCCCGGGCGCGCTCGACGAGTACACCGAGCCCAAGTTCGTCCACATCGACCTGACCAACGACCGTCGCAAACGTGCCTTCGCCGTGGTCGTATCCGCGGCGGCAGCCGAATCCGACTGAGGGACAACATGTATCCGGGTACCCATGCCCAGATCGCGCCGGACCGCCCCGCGGTGATCGTCGCCGAGACCGGTGAGCAGGTGAGCTATCGGCAGCTCGACGACGATTCCGCGGCGCTGGCCCGGGTGCTGTACGACGCGGGTCTGCGGACCGGCGACGTCGTGGCGCTGCTGTCCGACAACTCCCCGGAAGCCCTGGTGGTGTTGTGGGCGGCGCTGCGCTCGGGGCTGTACATCACCGCGATCAACCACCACCTCACTGCACCCGAAGCCGACTACATCGTCGGTGACTCGGGCGCGCGGGTGCTCGTCGCGTCCGCAGCGCTGGACGGGTTGGCGGCCAAGGTGGGTGCGGACCTGCCGCTGCGGCTGTCCTTCGGCGGCGAGATCGATGGATTCGGCTCGTTCGAGGCCGCGCTGGCCGGGGCGGGTCCGCGGCTGACCGAGCAACCGTGCGGGGCGGTCATGCTGTATTCGTCGGGAACCACGGGATTCCCGAAGGGTATCCAGCCCGACCTACCGGGCCGCGATGTCGACGCGCCGGGCGATCCGATCGTCGCGATCGCCCGCGCGTTCTACGACATCAGCGAGTCCGACATCTACTACTCGTCCGCGCCGATCTATCACGCCGCACCGCTGCGGTGGTGTTCGATGGTGCACGCACTCGGCGGAACCGTGGTGCTGGCCAAGCGATTCGATGCCCAGGCCACACTCGGGCACGTCGAGCGGTACCGGATCACCGTCACCCAGATGGTGCCGACGATGTTCGTGCGGTTACTCAAACTCGACGCCGACGTCCGCACCCGGTACGACGTGTCGAGCCTGCGGGCGGTCATCCATGCCGCCGCGCCGTGCCCGGTCGATGTCAAACACGCGATGATCGACTGGCTCGGCCCGATCGTCTACGAGTACTACAGTTCGACCGAGGCGCACGGGATGACGTTCATCGACAGCCCGGACTGGCTGGCCCATCCCGGATCGGTCGGTCGCAGCGTGCTGGGCGATCTGCACATCTGCGACGACGAGGGCAACGAGTTGCCGGCGGGACGGATCGGCACCGTCTACTTCGAGCGGGACCACCTGCCGTTCCGGTATCTCAACGACCCGGAGAAGACGGCGGCGGCCCAGCATCCCGCACATCCGTTCTGGACCACGGTCGGAGATCTCGGCTCGGTCGACGAGGACGGCTATCTGTACCTGGCCGACCGAAAGTCGTTCATGATCATCTCCGGCGGGGTGAACATCTACCCGCAGGAAACCGAGAATGCGCTGACCATGCACCCCGCCGTGCACGACGTGGCCGTCATCGGTGTCCCCGATCCCGAGATGGGGGAACAGGTCAAGGCGGTCATCCAACTCGTCGAAGGTATTCGCGGCAGCGACGAACTGGCGCGCGAGCTCATCGACTACACGCGGTCGCGGATCGCGCACTACAAGGCGCCCCGCTCGGTGGAATTCGTCGACGAACTGCCACGCACACCGACCGGGAAGCTGGTGAAGGGTCTGCTGCGGTGAACGCGGGTCACACCCCGGCCGGGTGAACCACGCCGCCGAGTTGGGCGGTCACCGCGTCGGCGGTCGCCACCACGGCGCGGGCCCGTTCACTGATCTCGTTGTCGGTCAACGGCTTCCCGATGTGCATCGAGACGACCATCACCTGCCGACGGTAATGGTCGTACACCGGGGCCGAGATCACGCTGACGTCATGACGTCCGCGACCGGTGCTCTCCTCGCGCAGATACACCCGCTCACCGATGTCGGAGACCAGCTCGCCCAGTAGCGCGCGCAGCTCGTCGGGCAACTCGGTCGGCATACCGGCCAGCAACGAGTACAGCCGCCGTCCGCCCGCGGTCTGTCGCTCCACCAGATATCCGTCGGCACGACAGGCGGCGACCACACGCCGGAGCCGGTCGGTGTCGGTGCGCAACGGGATCGTCGGCTGCCGTCGCAGCCAGTCACGTTCGGCCTCCTCATCCCACAGCACGAACATCAGGCCCACCGGAGGGGCGAACGGGTAGCTCTGACCCACCTCCACACCGGGCCGAAGCCCGGCGGGTGCCACCAGGTCCAGCAGAGTGATGCGGTCGTCGACGACTGCGGAGAGCGCAGCGGTGGCACCGAACCGCGCCGACAACAGGCGCAGTTGCTCGCGCGCGGCCGGGCTGACCCGCATCGACTCCTGGGCCCGGTGCCCGAGGGTGATCAGCGACGGTCCCAACCGGTAGGTCTTGTCGGCCGGATCACGGACGAGATAACCCGCCTCGCTCAGGGCCGTGACGATGCCCAGGCACGTCGGTTTCGTCAGCCCCACCCGGCGTGCCAGCTCGGATACGCCGAAGCGCTCCTGCGGGCGGTCGGCGAGGAAGTCGAGGATGCGCACCACCCGGTCCGTCGGTGGCGACGCACGTCCCGGAAGCGACGGGTCGGCCTTGGTCGGTGCCATGGGGAGCACGGTACCTCGACGGTCCATATATGTAACGCTGCGGTCGATATATTGACTATGGATAGAACACGTTCTAATTTCGGGCTGTGTACACGCAGCCCCTGGCCGACGCCATCGCCGAAGCGGAGAAGCTCGTCGCCGCCGCCCCGTTCATCGACTCCGGGGCCGACCTGCTCGAGGGACTGCAGTACCTCGCGGGCTGTATCGCCGCGTGCACGCACGTGGCGTTCGACTACGACCGCGATCATCCGTTCCTGCACAGCGGCACCGGCCCGTTCACGAAGATGGGCCTCGACAACCCCGACACCCTGTACTTCGGCACCCGCGTGCAGCCGGGGTACGACTACGTGGTGACCGGCAGGCGGGGCACCACCACCGACGTGAGCTTCCAACTCCTCGGCGGCGAGTACACCGACGAGGTGGTGCCCGACAGTGCGACGGCGTTCGACGACCGCAGGCTCGACATCGCCGCCGACGGCTCTTTCGAATGGCGGTTCACCCCGGAAGTGCCGTCGCAGTTGGTCATTCGCGAGGTCTACAACGATTGGTCCGCTCAGCGCGGCACGTTCGCGATCGCCCGCACCGACACCGCGGGCACCGCGCCGCCGCCACTGACCCGCGAACTCATCGAGAAGCGTTACGCCGTGGCAGGCAAGCAACTCGTGCAGCGCGTCAAGACGTGGCTGCAGTTCCCGCAGTGGTTCTACAACGACAGCCCACCGAACACGATGGTGGCGCCTCGGCTCACCCCCGGCGGCCTCGCGACGCAGTACTCGTCGGCGGGGCAGTTCGACCTCGCCGAGGACCAGGCGCTGATCATCACGCTGCCGGTCACCGATGCGCCCTACCTCGGCTTCCAGCTCGGCAGCCTGTGGTACATCTCGCTGGACTACATCAACCACCAGACGTCGCTGAACGGCACTCAGGCGCAGGCCGATCCGGACGGCAAGATCCGCATCGTCGTCTCCGAACAGAATCCCGGCGTGACCAACTGGTGCGAAACACTCGGACACCGCAAGGGTTTTCTCCAGTTCCGCTGGCAGCGGGTGTCGCGTGAACTGACCCCGGCCGACGGGCCGTCCGTCGAGGTGGTGGACATCGGCGACGTGAGTGCGGCGCTGCCGTACTACGCATCGAACAAGATTTCAGGAGAAGACTGGCGGGCACGGATCGCGCTACGCCAGAAACAGATCGGCGAGAGAATGGTGGGTTGAGATGGCGCTCGGGTTACTGAAGGACAAGGTCGTCGTCGTCAGCGGCGTCGGCCCGGCGCTCGGCACCACACTGGCCCGGCGCTGCGCGGAGGAGGGTGCCGACCTGGTGCTCGCCGCGCGCACGGTCGAACGCCTCGAGGACGTCGCCAAGCAGATCACCGATCTGGGGCGACGCGCGGTGTCGGTGGGCACGGACATCACCGACGAGGCGCAGGTGGCCAACCTGGTCGACCAGTCGCTCGAGGCCTACGGCAGGGTCGACGTGTTGATCAACAACGCCTTCAGGGTGCCGTCGATGAAGCCGTTCGCGAACACCACCTTCGAGCACATGCGCGACGCCATCGAGTTGACCGTGTTCGGCGCCCTGCGCATGGTCCAGGCCTTCACCCCGGCGCTGGCCGAAGCCAAGGGGTCCGTCGTCAACGTGAACTCGATGGTGGTGCGGCACTCCCAGGCCAAATACGGCGCCTACAAGATGGCCAAATCCGCGCTGCTGGCGATGTCACAGACGCTGGCCACCGAGCTCGGTGAACAAGGCATTCGAGTGAATTCGGTTGCCCCCGGATATATCTGGGGTGAAACCCTGAAGAGTTACTTCAATCACCAGGCGGGTAAGTACGGGACGACCGTCGAGGAGATCTACCAGGCGACCGCGGCGGCGTCCGACCTCAAGCGGTTGCCCACCGAGGACGAGGTGGCCTCGGCGATCCTGTTCATGGCCAGCGATCTGTCCAGCGGTATCACCGGGCAGACTCTGGATGTCAACTGCGGGGAGTACAAGGCATGAGTCCGAAGACGAGCGCGAGTGAGGATCGCAGCGAGGGACGAGCGAGGACCGGAGCGAGTGGGAGTCGAGC
Protein-coding sequences here:
- a CDS encoding aldehyde dehydrogenase family protein, which translates into the protein MTGLPHYRMYVDGEWRDAAESIEVRSPATGAPVATVAYGDLTAVDDAVAAARAAHEAGVWRSMPPQQRADLLDAIADKLAARSDELTALQVRENGATVRGAGAFLIGYAIANLRYFASLARSYAFQTSGPLIEAPTLASGLILREPVGVCAGIIPWNFPLLLAVWKLGPALAAGNTVVLKPDDQTPLTLLELARAADEVGLPAGVLNVVTGPGPVAGARLAEHPDVRKIAFTGSTEVGKGVMRAAADNVKKVTLELGGKGANIVLEDADLDLAVDGSLFAFLMMSGQACESGTRLLVHESVHDEFVRRLVARAETLVMGDPMSPATDLGPLVSAKQKARVEKYIALGQEEGCRMAFQGTVPSDPALAEGHWVPPVILTGATNQMRIAREEIFGPVLVVIPFRDDDDAVAIANDSEYGLSAGVWSADNGRALGIARRLESGTVWVNDWHMVNAMYPFGGVKQSGLGRELGPGALDEYTEPKFVHIDLTNDRRKRAFAVVVSAAAAESD
- a CDS encoding AMP-binding protein, with the protein product MYPGTHAQIAPDRPAVIVAETGEQVSYRQLDDDSAALARVLYDAGLRTGDVVALLSDNSPEALVVLWAALRSGLYITAINHHLTAPEADYIVGDSGARVLVASAALDGLAAKVGADLPLRLSFGGEIDGFGSFEAALAGAGPRLTEQPCGAVMLYSSGTTGFPKGIQPDLPGRDVDAPGDPIVAIARAFYDISESDIYYSSAPIYHAAPLRWCSMVHALGGTVVLAKRFDAQATLGHVERYRITVTQMVPTMFVRLLKLDADVRTRYDVSSLRAVIHAAAPCPVDVKHAMIDWLGPIVYEYYSSTEAHGMTFIDSPDWLAHPGSVGRSVLGDLHICDDEGNELPAGRIGTVYFERDHLPFRYLNDPEKTAAAQHPAHPFWTTVGDLGSVDEDGYLYLADRKSFMIISGGVNIYPQETENALTMHPAVHDVAVIGVPDPEMGEQVKAVIQLVEGIRGSDELARELIDYTRSRIAHYKAPRSVEFVDELPRTPTGKLVKGLLR
- a CDS encoding SDR family oxidoreductase, with amino-acid sequence MALGLLKDKVVVVSGVGPALGTTLARRCAEEGADLVLAARTVERLEDVAKQITDLGRRAVSVGTDITDEAQVANLVDQSLEAYGRVDVLINNAFRVPSMKPFANTTFEHMRDAIELTVFGALRMVQAFTPALAEAKGSVVNVNSMVVRHSQAKYGAYKMAKSALLAMSQTLATELGEQGIRVNSVAPGYIWGETLKSYFNHQAGKYGTTVEEIYQATAAASDLKRLPTEDEVASAILFMASDLSSGITGQTLDVNCGEYKA
- a CDS encoding NDMA-dependent alcohol dehydrogenase, with protein sequence MKTKAAVLWGLHQKWEVTELDLDAPKAQEVLVKLTASGLCHSDDHLVTGDMPMNLPVVGGHEGAGVVAEVGPGVTEVEVGDHVVLSFIPACGRCTECARGRSNLCVYGAAIVAGPQLDGTYRFHSGGQDVGQMCVLGTFSEYTVVPIASVVKVDKDIPLDKAALVGCGVTTGYGAAVRTGEARDGDTVVVMGVGGLGINAVQGARLAGARYVIALDPVAYKRERSFEFGATHAAATVEEAQALITDLTRGTMADVCVVTTDSAEGAYVAQGLSLVGKRGRVVMTAIPHPTDTTVDMSLFDLTLYEKQVRGCLFGSSNPRLDIPRMLELYGSGRLMLDELITREYTLDEINQGYEDMHDGRNLRGLIRF
- a CDS encoding IclR family transcriptional regulator; this translates as MAPTKADPSLPGRASPPTDRVVRILDFLADRPQERFGVSELARRVGLTKPTCLGIVTALSEAGYLVRDPADKTYRLGPSLITLGHRAQESMRVSPAAREQLRLLSARFGATAALSAVVDDRITLLDLVAPAGLRPGVEVGQSYPFAPPVGLMFVLWDEEAERDWLRRQPTIPLRTDTDRLRRVVAACRADGYLVERQTAGGRRLYSLLAGMPTELPDELRALLGELVSDIGERVYLREESTGRGRHDVSVISAPVYDHYRRQVMVVSMHIGKPLTDNEISERARAVVATADAVTAQLGGVVHPAGV